One window of the Mycobacterium sp. SVM_VP21 genome contains the following:
- the gjpA gene encoding outer membrane porin GjpA, whose amino-acid sequence MGHLPGLPTLREVTLTAGDTLPDLLAPWIDQLNTASADATTLLNNFFLAPGVGLQQFLANQSNFWQQVLDDPSNITAVTNQVQENLVALLTGYGLQNASSATTTTVLQHTLQGGIVGGHAVLFGQIPGYLPADQVATLTPIIDFLGSPASGIIMGALGPAISPWIALLNSVTDGDDFNTTLANMVGAYFNGATLNLDSLLPAINGAGVFPTGMTMDHLDFAFGGLLSPGGVTVGPYGVDGTDVAVPAVGGSIFNSVGLHFSGVPVIGNLDAPSQAIGPIGAWEALGQTIGALLGSGWTGYGAVDVSPPALGIELPTIPSDFFDDGGVSGSLAADSVSWLQDLMTGLFG is encoded by the coding sequence TTGGGGCATCTGCCTGGGCTCCCCACTCTTCGTGAGGTAACTCTCACCGCTGGCGACACCCTGCCGGATCTCCTAGCGCCGTGGATCGACCAGCTCAACACCGCGTCCGCTGACGCCACGACCCTGCTCAACAACTTCTTCCTGGCGCCCGGCGTGGGGTTGCAGCAGTTCCTCGCCAACCAATCCAACTTCTGGCAGCAGGTGCTCGACGACCCGTCGAACATCACCGCCGTGACCAACCAGGTCCAGGAGAACCTGGTGGCGTTGTTGACGGGTTACGGGCTGCAGAACGCCAGCTCCGCCACCACCACCACGGTGCTTCAGCACACCCTCCAGGGCGGAATCGTCGGCGGTCATGCTGTTCTCTTCGGACAGATTCCCGGTTACCTGCCCGCTGATCAGGTTGCAACACTGACGCCGATTATCGATTTCCTGGGGTCACCGGCCAGCGGCATCATTATGGGTGCGCTGGGCCCCGCGATCAGCCCCTGGATCGCGTTGCTGAACAGCGTCACCGACGGTGACGATTTCAACACCACGCTCGCCAATATGGTCGGCGCCTACTTCAACGGTGCCACCCTCAATCTGGACAGCCTGCTCCCGGCGATCAACGGTGCGGGGGTGTTCCCCACGGGCATGACCATGGATCATCTCGACTTCGCGTTTGGTGGGCTGCTTAGTCCCGGTGGCGTGACGGTCGGCCCCTATGGGGTGGATGGCACCGACGTCGCTGTACCGGCTGTCGGCGGCTCGATCTTCAACAGCGTCGGCCTGCACTTCAGCGGCGTTCCCGTCATTGGCAATCTCGACGCTCCCAGCCAGGCCATCGGCCCGATCGGAGCCTGGGAGGCCCTCGGGCAAACGATTGGCGCGCTGCTCGGTTCGGGCTGGACCGGCTATGGCGCGGTCGACGTGTCACCCCCTGCGCTCGGGATTGAGCTGCCCACCATTCCTAGTGACTTCTTTGACGACGGCGGCGTCTCCGGCTCGCTCGCCGCCGACTCGGTCAGCTGGTTACAAGACCTCATGACGGGATTGTTCGGCTGA
- a CDS encoding fatty acyl-AMP ligase, whose protein sequence is MPTADTLVELLRQQAARLGEKAAFSFSHHGDGHDGRQLTYRELDTRARAIGAQLQRLDAAGSPVLVIYGPGLDGIAGIFGCLYAGAVAVPVPEQVGSRLASVIAEVGTGFAVAPPSMPASIRLVADATATRASGEPLLWCGTEDGDAAAWVAPDVDADSIALIQYSAGSTLFSKGVVLTHENVMIDLEAIGAAGLGDQRDVAVSWLPTHQAPGLIGGLLATIYLGATTVQMSPSAFIQRPMRWLEAISRWRATITLAPDYAYRLCVQRSTPAQRAALDLSSLSAAAIAGSEPTRAATMEAFARTFAPAGFQREAFMPVYGLAEATWLVSGGSESEGSVVCHVDRDGLSSGWIAEARPDDPAAVAIVGCGRPRQPVVVVDPETRLECGPDEVGEIWIAGSAVARGYWNASAQSDYLFEAFLADGGGGPFLRTGDIGFLRGEELFLTGRCKDLVVVRGVHYYPQELEATVADCHAALLTGRGAVFADESEELVVVHEVSCSIGGAELALLVQRIQSALAESYGIQAVSIVLVEAMRIPTAPDGAIRRDACRCQFLDGDIGPLAQWRVDGPGAKPREANVVELTAGARARGQRVSRS, encoded by the coding sequence ATGCCTACTGCGGACACTTTGGTGGAGTTATTGCGTCAGCAGGCCGCCCGGTTGGGGGAGAAAGCCGCATTTAGCTTTTCCCATCACGGCGATGGACATGATGGCCGTCAGCTGACATATCGGGAGCTGGATACCCGGGCGCGAGCCATCGGGGCACAGCTGCAGCGGTTGGATGCGGCCGGCTCGCCGGTGTTGGTGATATATGGCCCTGGATTAGACGGCATTGCAGGTATTTTCGGCTGCTTGTACGCCGGTGCCGTTGCGGTGCCGGTTCCTGAGCAGGTCGGGTCGCGGCTGGCGTCGGTGATCGCTGAGGTGGGGACGGGCTTCGCAGTGGCACCTCCGAGTATGCCTGCCAGCATCCGGTTGGTGGCAGACGCTACGGCCACCCGCGCCAGTGGGGAACCCCTGCTGTGGTGTGGCACCGAGGACGGCGACGCCGCCGCTTGGGTGGCGCCGGATGTCGACGCCGACAGCATCGCGTTGATTCAGTATTCGGCGGGCTCGACGCTTTTTTCGAAGGGTGTGGTGCTGACCCACGAGAACGTGATGATCGACCTGGAGGCCATCGGCGCGGCAGGTTTGGGAGATCAGCGCGATGTGGCGGTGTCGTGGTTGCCGACGCATCAGGCGCCGGGTCTGATTGGCGGGTTGTTGGCGACGATCTACCTCGGCGCCACCACCGTACAGATGTCGCCGTCGGCATTCATCCAGAGGCCGATGCGTTGGCTGGAAGCGATTTCCCGATGGCGGGCCACGATAACCCTGGCCCCGGACTACGCCTACCGGTTGTGCGTGCAGCGCAGCACCCCCGCACAGCGTGCGGCACTGGATCTGTCGAGTCTGTCCGCCGCGGCAATTGCGGGGAGTGAGCCGACACGGGCTGCAACGATGGAAGCGTTCGCGCGGACTTTCGCCCCGGCGGGATTTCAGCGCGAAGCGTTCATGCCGGTGTATGGACTGGCGGAGGCTACCTGGCTGGTCTCCGGTGGTTCCGAATCCGAAGGGTCGGTGGTCTGCCACGTCGATCGTGATGGACTGAGCTCTGGTTGGATCGCTGAGGCCCGCCCGGACGACCCTGCCGCGGTTGCGATAGTGGGGTGCGGGCGCCCGCGCCAGCCGGTAGTGGTCGTCGACCCCGAGACCCGGCTGGAGTGTGGGCCGGATGAAGTCGGGGAAATCTGGATCGCTGGTTCCGCTGTCGCCCGGGGTTATTGGAACGCGTCTGCCCAAAGTGACTACCTCTTCGAGGCATTCCTCGCCGACGGTGGCGGGGGACCGTTTCTGCGCACCGGTGACATCGGCTTCTTGCGGGGTGAGGAGTTGTTTCTCACCGGGCGATGTAAGGACCTGGTGGTCGTGCGCGGGGTGCACTATTACCCCCAGGAGCTTGAGGCGACCGTGGCGGACTGCCATGCGGCGTTGCTGACCGGGCGTGGTGCAGTGTTCGCCGATGAATCCGAGGAACTGGTGGTCGTGCACGAGGTCAGCTGTTCCATCGGTGGGGCCGAACTGGCGCTGCTGGTGCAGCGGATCCAGTCCGCACTCGCTGAAAGTTATGGAATCCAAGCGGTTTCGATCGTTCTAGTGGAGGCGATGCGGATCCCCACCGCTCCTGACGGTGCGATTCGGCGTGACGCGTGTCGCTGTCAGTTCCTGGACGGTGACATCGGCCCTTTGGCGCAATGGCGCGTAGACGGACCCGGCGCCAAACCGCGGGAAGCCAACGTGGTCGAACTCACCGCGGGGGCGCGTGCCCGAGGGCAACGAGTATCCCGCTCGTGA
- a CDS encoding MarR family transcriptional regulator: MAGFVPGRAARSEPGLDLAEQKSWQNYLATVLRMTTVLNRQLTDLHQLTLADVQLLEILGDAASGSVRMGDLAGALALLPSRLTRQVRRLEVRGLVLRAVNPQDRRCVVVTITDMGRNLLGQAMVTYANAVRVYFLAPLSRPQVGVMAVSCRQIGDALKRRGRPGPARP; this comes from the coding sequence ATGGCAGGTTTCGTCCCCGGTCGAGCCGCGCGTAGTGAACCCGGACTGGATCTGGCCGAACAGAAATCGTGGCAGAACTACTTGGCGACGGTGTTGCGCATGACCACTGTGCTCAACCGCCAGTTGACCGATCTTCACCAGTTGACACTGGCCGATGTGCAGCTGCTGGAGATCCTGGGCGACGCGGCGTCGGGCAGTGTTCGGATGGGTGATCTGGCCGGCGCGTTGGCACTGTTGCCGAGCCGATTGACCAGACAGGTCCGGCGACTCGAGGTCCGGGGCTTGGTGCTGCGAGCGGTGAACCCGCAGGACCGCCGATGCGTTGTGGTCACCATCACCGACATGGGGCGAAACTTGTTAGGGCAGGCCATGGTCACCTACGCGAATGCGGTACGGGTCTATTTCCTTGCGCCGTTGAGCCGCCCACAGGTCGGGGTTATGGCGGTTTCCTGTCGGCAAATCGGAGATGCGCTGAAACGTCGTGGGCGACCAGGACCAGCCCGACCCTGA
- a CDS encoding toll/interleukin-1 receptor domain-containing protein, producing MLFDAFICHASEDKLGFVRLLAERLREEHIEVWYDEFSLRIGDSLRRSIDRGLSQSRYGVVVLSHSFFSKGWSQWELDGLVAREIESQGVLLPIWHGVTRDDVLTFSPPLADKVAASSVNGIDQVVRQLCEVIRPRGSTLIIARDQLIDMGYNPPIVTDDWWLDVAAASESNDLEGGFQEAMGWGRWGFPLPEPSREPDERGYRLAWAAAQMEWRRVAEARPITQITRPEDVHAFIDGTPGLAQVCHEFPRYMLAYAPQLAIPGFGGQFEDRIQELYETSLARGLACRQQRGHGNLTSDSALPRCDDEYALRDPNLDAYSPSGIACRFVAGEAAAFGPAVRYYEYAEYLAWFLSEQSMFLPDRVRCVLTQGMAEWGTWPWSNYELNPLERHFGYIRGEFDGRLQEELLAAKSIASLRLSPEARADAIHRLSFSARLLTLPETGETLAERLLAPGFLGAYFGGRAKGR from the coding sequence ATGCTCTTCGACGCATTCATCTGCCACGCAAGCGAGGACAAGCTTGGTTTCGTTCGCTTGCTCGCAGAAAGGCTACGCGAGGAGCACATCGAGGTTTGGTACGACGAGTTCAGTCTTCGCATCGGAGATTCTCTCCGGCGGTCGATTGACCGTGGCCTGAGTCAATCCCGTTACGGAGTGGTCGTCCTTAGCCACAGCTTTTTCTCCAAGGGTTGGTCTCAGTGGGAACTCGACGGTTTGGTGGCGCGCGAGATAGAAAGCCAGGGTGTCTTACTACCAATTTGGCATGGGGTAACGCGCGATGATGTCCTAACATTCTCGCCACCTCTTGCCGATAAGGTAGCGGCATCGAGTGTAAATGGTATCGATCAGGTCGTACGTCAGCTCTGCGAGGTAATCCGTCCGCGTGGTTCGACATTGATCATTGCTCGCGATCAACTGATCGACATGGGCTACAACCCGCCTATCGTTACGGATGATTGGTGGCTTGATGTTGCCGCTGCATCGGAGTCAAACGACCTTGAAGGCGGGTTTCAAGAAGCCATGGGCTGGGGTCGGTGGGGCTTTCCGCTACCCGAGCCGTCTCGGGAACCAGACGAGCGCGGTTATCGGCTAGCCTGGGCCGCGGCTCAAATGGAATGGCGAAGGGTTGCTGAGGCGCGGCCGATCACGCAAATCACGCGGCCCGAAGATGTACACGCCTTCATTGATGGCACCCCGGGCCTCGCGCAGGTCTGCCATGAGTTTCCTCGTTACATGCTCGCTTACGCTCCTCAGCTGGCCATTCCCGGATTCGGTGGTCAATTCGAGGATCGGATCCAAGAACTGTACGAGACGTCCCTCGCCCGTGGGCTTGCCTGTCGGCAGCAAAGAGGCCACGGCAATCTGACCAGCGACAGCGCACTCCCCCGGTGCGATGACGAATATGCGCTACGTGATCCGAATTTGGACGCGTACAGTCCTTCTGGCATCGCTTGTCGTTTTGTCGCCGGCGAAGCTGCGGCCTTTGGTCCAGCAGTCCGTTACTACGAATACGCCGAGTACCTGGCGTGGTTCTTATCCGAGCAAAGCATGTTCCTGCCAGATCGCGTGCGCTGTGTACTGACTCAAGGTATGGCGGAGTGGGGGACGTGGCCCTGGAGCAACTACGAACTTAACCCTCTCGAACGACATTTCGGCTACATACGCGGAGAATTCGACGGCCGGCTTCAGGAAGAGCTCCTAGCAGCCAAGTCGATCGCTTCATTACGCCTCAGTCCAGAGGCCCGCGCAGACGCGATTCACCGCCTAAGTTTCAGCGCTCGGCTACTGACTCTGCCCGAGACCGGGGAGACTCTTGCCGAGCGCCTCTTGGCGCCAGGGTTTCTAGGCGCTTACTTCGGGGGGCGCGCGAAGGGACGCTGA
- a CDS encoding AAA family ATPase — translation MTDIDTDATASGLRSSSVARGLRSEIRSSVIAELQDKVRKSNYGKFLTRLTLTRVRGFHGQEVRFDFPVTALIGPNGGGKTTVLGAAGCAYKEVQPRQFFAKSGKFDDSMQDWSIEYELLDRQEQQREIFRRTASFRRQRWNRDALSREVLTFGVARTVPANERVELRRCASTGFAVPPDRIFVLKAEVADAAKKILGKDISSFESIQVDASGKVSLLAGKTGTGTGYSEFHFGAGESSVIRMLMDIEASGENSLILIEEIENGLHPVATVRMVDYLIDVAHRKKAQVIFTTHSNDALIPLPTDAVWVCLNGDIVQGKLDIRALRAVTGQIEARLALFVEDDFARNWLEVALRRSTKPVALDAVQIHAMQGDGTAVKINQYHNADPSAPFPSRCYIDGDSKQSESATVFRLPGEMPETYVYYRVLERIQPAAARLTAALQLPLTRQSEVVDVVTGTGDTCRDHHLLFTQIGERLGLLAEVIVRGAFLSVWADEYPDEVSTLLGPVQDVLPFG, via the coding sequence GTGACCGACATCGACACAGACGCCACTGCTAGTGGGCTCCGCTCGAGTTCTGTTGCCCGCGGACTGCGGAGCGAGATCCGGTCGAGCGTGATTGCTGAACTTCAAGACAAGGTACGCAAATCCAATTACGGTAAATTCCTGACTAGGTTGACGTTAACTCGTGTTCGAGGTTTTCACGGGCAGGAGGTGCGGTTCGATTTTCCTGTTACCGCGCTTATCGGCCCAAATGGCGGAGGGAAGACGACGGTGCTAGGCGCTGCGGGTTGCGCCTATAAGGAGGTTCAGCCGCGTCAATTCTTCGCGAAGAGTGGAAAATTCGACGACTCGATGCAGGACTGGAGCATTGAGTACGAACTGCTTGATCGGCAGGAACAGCAACGCGAGATCTTCCGACGGACTGCCAGTTTCAGGCGCCAGCGATGGAATCGCGACGCGCTCAGCCGCGAAGTTCTGACATTTGGTGTCGCGCGGACAGTTCCTGCAAACGAAAGGGTGGAGCTGCGTCGGTGCGCTTCCACCGGGTTTGCGGTCCCTCCCGACCGAATTTTTGTCCTCAAGGCCGAAGTTGCCGATGCCGCAAAAAAGATCCTCGGCAAGGATATTTCAAGCTTCGAGAGTATCCAGGTTGACGCTAGTGGCAAGGTATCATTGCTGGCTGGAAAAACAGGTACCGGCACGGGTTACTCCGAGTTTCATTTCGGCGCTGGAGAATCCAGTGTGATTCGAATGTTGATGGATATCGAGGCCTCCGGCGAGAATTCATTGATACTGATCGAAGAGATTGAGAATGGCCTTCATCCGGTAGCGACAGTGCGGATGGTCGACTATCTAATCGATGTCGCTCATCGAAAGAAGGCGCAGGTAATTTTTACCACGCACAGTAACGATGCGCTGATACCGTTGCCAACGGATGCAGTCTGGGTCTGTCTGAACGGAGATATCGTTCAAGGAAAGCTTGATATTCGCGCACTTCGTGCAGTTACCGGTCAGATTGAGGCGCGGTTAGCCCTATTTGTTGAGGACGATTTCGCCCGGAACTGGCTTGAGGTCGCATTGCGGCGTTCTACGAAACCCGTGGCGCTGGATGCTGTTCAAATACATGCCATGCAGGGTGATGGAACTGCGGTCAAGATTAACCAATACCACAACGCCGATCCAAGCGCCCCATTCCCATCCAGGTGTTACATCGACGGTGACTCCAAGCAGTCAGAATCGGCCACAGTATTTAGACTGCCGGGCGAGATGCCCGAGACGTACGTCTACTACCGTGTCCTAGAGCGGATTCAGCCAGCTGCGGCCCGCTTGACCGCAGCCTTGCAGCTGCCGCTCACTCGTCAATCCGAAGTTGTCGATGTTGTGACAGGGACGGGCGATACCTGTCGAGATCACCATTTGCTGTTCACACAAATCGGCGAGCGACTGGGACTGCTCGCAGAAGTGATCGTACGCGGGGCGTTTCTAAGCGTCTGGGCAGACGAGTATCCCGATGAAGTGTCTACCCTATTGGGACCTGTTCAAGACGTCTTACCCTTCGGGTAG
- a CDS encoding S1 family peptidase: MHPASIRRASPIVVAALIAAAVPPTAAAASDKIQLGGGAALVLHADTLCTLTAMGHDSTGRLIGFTAAHCGGLGSPVVVEGAEDHGDVGTVVAADEGLGYAVIEFDPVKVKPIGDYEGFGIFGLGPAEPNPAAQEPAAPEPAAPVVASPEPPSGETAEALPPEPPAHQQLCKLGRGTGLNCYDLGPAGVDTAGEDWWLPGDDGAPVTVDNLLIGMVRDATVPGPLEQLGPGIVMVKAIIDDLNAKGGPGAGFGLG; encoded by the coding sequence GTGCACCCTGCCTCGATTCGACGAGCGTCACCAATCGTCGTCGCCGCGTTGATCGCCGCTGCCGTGCCGCCGACCGCTGCCGCAGCCAGTGACAAGATCCAGCTCGGCGGCGGGGCCGCGCTCGTGCTGCACGCCGACACGCTGTGCACGCTGACCGCCATGGGCCACGACAGCACCGGGCGGCTGATCGGTTTCACTGCCGCGCACTGCGGAGGGCTGGGATCGCCCGTCGTTGTCGAGGGCGCCGAAGACCACGGCGACGTGGGCACGGTGGTGGCCGCCGACGAGGGGCTGGGCTACGCGGTGATCGAGTTCGATCCGGTCAAGGTCAAACCGATCGGCGACTACGAAGGCTTTGGGATCTTCGGCCTCGGCCCCGCCGAGCCGAACCCCGCCGCACAGGAACCTGCCGCACCAGAACCCGCCGCCCCGGTAGTCGCCAGCCCGGAACCCCCGAGTGGGGAAACCGCCGAAGCGCTCCCCCCGGAACCCCCGGCCCACCAACAGCTCTGCAAACTCGGCCGGGGCACCGGCCTCAATTGCTACGACTTAGGGCCTGCCGGCGTGGACACCGCCGGTGAGGACTGGTGGCTGCCCGGCGACGACGGGGCGCCGGTCACCGTGGACAACCTGCTGATCGGCATGGTCCGTGACGCAACCGTCCCGGGGCCGCTGGAGCAGCTGGGCCCCGGGATCGTGATGGTCAAGGCGATCATCGATGACCTCAACGCCAAGGGCGGCCCGGGCGCCGGGTTCGGCCTCGGCTAA
- a CDS encoding DUF5078 domain-containing protein: MKTTVNRRIRAVGLAAISVGLLAFGTGVAAADDPNAVPEPILTTQCSVDQLMAATKVVDPPAYDAIVTKFSKEPPVLQDQVRSRMKNLLSKDPAGRQAEVDQLANFFPYYAALFRTQESAAPGIAEQCGTFPADDPSVWIPSTEEAGAAPEGTAAAASPDGAVPAATGTGSA, encoded by the coding sequence GTGAAGACTACCGTGAATCGGCGCATCCGCGCAGTGGGTTTGGCAGCAATCAGTGTGGGCCTGTTGGCCTTTGGCACGGGAGTCGCCGCAGCCGACGACCCGAATGCCGTTCCGGAACCGATTCTGACCACGCAGTGCTCGGTGGACCAGCTAATGGCAGCGACCAAGGTCGTCGACCCGCCGGCCTATGACGCGATCGTGACGAAGTTCAGCAAAGAGCCCCCGGTGCTGCAGGACCAGGTCCGCTCCCGGATGAAGAATCTGCTGTCCAAGGACCCCGCCGGCCGGCAGGCCGAGGTGGATCAGCTCGCCAACTTCTTCCCCTATTACGCGGCGCTGTTCCGTACGCAGGAGTCGGCCGCCCCGGGCATCGCCGAGCAGTGCGGCACCTTCCCGGCTGACGATCCCTCGGTGTGGATCCCCTCCACCGAAGAGGCCGGCGCAGCACCAGAAGGCACCGCCGCGGCCGCGTCGCCCGATGGCGCGGTCCCGGCTGCCACGGGAACCGGCTCGGCTTAG
- a CDS encoding DUF732 domain-containing protein has translation MHVTVRIAALLVAATALTAAPVAHADDASYLARVNSAPVAIPVADHVKVTSGHYICAELRMYGHTGTYRSGISPGDLVRQLTNTFYYSPEAADVQIQAAQAELCPETLRP, from the coding sequence ATGCATGTGACCGTCCGGATTGCCGCACTCCTGGTGGCCGCCACGGCACTGACCGCCGCTCCCGTGGCGCACGCCGATGACGCCAGCTATCTGGCCCGGGTCAACTCCGCACCGGTGGCGATCCCAGTCGCCGACCACGTCAAAGTGACCTCGGGGCACTACATCTGCGCCGAGCTGCGGATGTATGGCCACACCGGCACTTACCGCTCCGGCATCTCGCCGGGCGACCTGGTGCGCCAGCTGACCAACACCTTCTATTACAGCCCTGAGGCCGCCGACGTCCAGATTCAGGCGGCGCAGGCCGAGCTCTGCCCGGAGACGTTGCGGCCCTGA
- a CDS encoding SRPBCC family protein — protein MAVKDSREVVIEASAEEIFDVLADVESVPTWSPQYQSAEVLDTHDDGRPRRVRMKIKAAGLTDEQVVEYSWTDDSVGWTLVSAGQLKAQDAKYTLTPQGDKTKVRFDMAVDPSIPIPGFLLKSTLKGGMKTATDGLRDQVLKIKKSR, from the coding sequence ATGGCAGTCAAGGATTCCCGCGAGGTGGTTATCGAAGCGAGCGCGGAGGAGATCTTCGACGTCCTCGCCGACGTCGAGTCTGTTCCGACCTGGTCGCCGCAGTACCAGAGCGCTGAGGTGCTCGACACCCACGACGACGGCCGTCCCCGTCGGGTGCGGATGAAGATCAAGGCGGCGGGCCTGACCGACGAGCAGGTCGTCGAGTACAGCTGGACTGACGACAGCGTCGGCTGGACGCTGGTGTCGGCCGGCCAGCTCAAGGCGCAGGATGCCAAGTACACGCTGACCCCGCAGGGCGATAAGACCAAGGTCCGGTTCGACATGGCCGTCGACCCGTCGATCCCGATCCCGGGCTTCCTGCTCAAGAGCACCCTCAAGGGCGGCATGAAGACCGCCACCGACGGCCTGCGCGATCAGGTCCTCAAGATCAAGAAAAGTCGCTGA
- a CDS encoding SRPBCC family protein — translation MAVRASREIVIDAPPEKILDALADVSELASWSPVHKRIEVLDKYEDGRPHHVLATIKILGLVDKEILEYHWGPDWMVWDAKATAQQRAQHVEYTLTREGPDSTRVRFDITVEPSGPIPEFIVRRASKLVLSIATERLRQQIMGEDAITES, via the coding sequence GTGGCTGTTCGAGCATCGCGGGAAATTGTGATTGACGCGCCGCCGGAGAAGATCCTCGACGCGCTGGCTGATGTGTCTGAGTTGGCATCGTGGTCGCCGGTGCACAAGCGGATCGAAGTCCTCGACAAGTACGAGGACGGCCGTCCCCATCATGTGCTGGCCACCATCAAGATTCTGGGCTTGGTGGACAAGGAGATCCTGGAATACCACTGGGGCCCGGACTGGATGGTCTGGGACGCCAAGGCGACGGCCCAGCAGCGCGCCCAGCACGTCGAATACACCCTGACTCGCGAAGGACCCGACAGCACCCGGGTGCGCTTCGACATCACCGTCGAACCGTCTGGGCCGATCCCGGAGTTCATCGTGCGGCGCGCCAGCAAGCTGGTGCTGAGCATCGCCACCGAACGGCTGCGTCAGCAAATCATGGGCGAAGACGCCATTACCGAGTCGTAG